In Setaria italica strain Yugu1 chromosome IX, Setaria_italica_v2.0, whole genome shotgun sequence, the genomic stretch GGATAGTTCTCTGATAAGATAAGATAAGAACATCAGTGATTATTCTAAtacatatattttcataatatgttGAACACTGAAGATAGAACTACTCTTGTTTAAACAGATGTGCAGCTTTTGGGTAGAGAATATAACCATTCGTACAATAAACCGAAGAGTTACTACATATGTCCACCAAAACAAGCATTtaatttcctttttgtttgAGAAGTAAACAAACTAATTCTGGTTACACGTTATAAGAATGCTTACCTGTTTTCGATTGGAACATCAGATAAGATTATTTGACGTCATAGGAAAACATCCTCATTCCATCTAGATCCAGGGCATACTTTTGACATGGCTTTTGGTAAAAATTCAGCAATACATAAAAGTTTCTTCACATATCTTGCATTTGGGTTGTATTTGTAAACAGGGTCAAGTGGAGTAGGGTCTAAAATATAGACGGTTCTTGTATCTTAGTTTAGTATTAGCAGAATAAAGGTTTTGTTGAATTGTACTATTGGTATAAGAATATGCAAAATGGTAGTTGTTAGAACAAGAGCATTAAAATCTACAAGACGGCTAGTAGCTATAATCGCAAGAACTGTGCTTGTGCTTATAGGTATAGGGAAGTGATGTCTTACCAATTTGCATCTTAAAACACTATAATTAACACCAGGCCAGCTACTAACAGTTTCTGCGAGTTGTTCCACGTCTATCTTTTTACGGAAGTTTGGGTGTCGTCCAAAATCAGTAATTATCTATAAAATAAATAAGAGGTTACAAAcctgaggaaaaaaaagaatatatttAGATTACGATTATAAGAACATACCCAAAATCGCGTGTCTAGATAATGCTTTGATATTGTTCCTTTGGTTTTGTTCATCATTTGGATGtcatcaaacatgaattttCGAATAACCAAATTAAAACAATCACGGTCCATGGGCAGATCTTCCTTCAGTATTTCTTGCAGTTTCCTGAGAGTCAAGCTAAtggaatatggcttggagtttcGCACCCATACTTTTCTGCATTAAGACAAAAAGTTTGCTTTACATAGTCCAGACAAAGAAAAAATTGTCGTATTGAAAGTATAGATATCCATTATACTAATAACAAAACATACAAAACAGAACAGAACATGACAGGAGGAACAATACACCAGAAACCTTGCAACATGATATATGGGAACACACACAAATAACCATGAAATAGTTAACATAGAAATTTTTTTTGCTAAAAGCTCCCTGATAGTTAGAGCTATTATATCGTCAGCTACTCTAAATAGAGATGTTGTAGATTGTATTCTgctattaataaaaaaatacacaGTAGTAATTAGAAGGTTCTTACTCCAATGTTTCTGGACAATTAATTGATTTGATGTAGTCACAAAGGCCGCCAACTAACTCATGTACACTGATCTTAGAAAGAACAGACATTAATGATTggtattttgtttcctttgaTAATGAATCTGATGCCTTGGGTTCTTTTTGGCCATCTGAACTTCCCAACAATGAGATATTTTGAGGAGTTGTTTGTGCTGTGTTTGTTTTCCAACATAATAGTATACCTGCTAACTTGAACCTAAAATGATTAATATCTTCCTGCATGGTAGCAATCATTATTAGAACTTGTAAAAAATTAGCATGAAATTGACTTTATGTTATTCcataaaataaaaaacaaaaacctgTGTAATAGGATGAGATAGTGAATCTCCAATCCAGTATTCCATAAACTTGAGCATGAACAGTCCACAACATGAGCTGCATGGTTATAAAATACTGAGTactccaaacaagaaaataaataatattaTATATGTTAGCATATTTTTTTGGAACATACCCATCTTTCTGCATTGGCTCTTGTAGTTGTTCTGTGATTATCCAGGAAATAACCTGGAGGTCTTTCCAGTTATGACTAATCAAGTTTTGTTGCCTTCCAATTATGTTCAAATGATATTGTAGTCCTTGTAGCTGTTAAATTATTAATATCAGTAAAAATGCATTTAAGGGTAGGATCAAGTATGAATGCTGTAGAAACTGACCGTATCAGCAAGGTCACCTCGGTTGAAGTCCCAACACAACGAGTCAAGTACTTGTATTTCACACTTCTGTGTGTTAATAATAGCCAAATACCAATGTTTTTCTTTGATATTTATTGGAATAAGAATCTAAAATGAAGAATTTAATTAGTACCAGACATGAACAGTTAACAATTAAAATCTATCAAGCTTAGAACATGTCAACTAAAGAGATAGAAATTACCATTTCATGCTTAAGATAGTTTCTCACAATCTTTGTGATATGGTTACCATCTTCACCTACTCCAAGCTTGCCATCCCTTTTTAGCAATATAGAAATAAAGGGATTCTCAAAGTAAAATTTAACATCATTCCTACTTTCTAAATGGGCTTGATCCTTTATGCAACATATATACGCGCTGATGACCTACAAAGATTCAAATAACAAACCTTTATtacataagaaaaaaatattgatcgAAGAGCATTCACTTGTAAGTAGTTACTTACATCATCATTTAGGAATTTTTCTGAATCTAGCAAGCATGACAATTGAGCTTGTCTGACAAAGATGTCATCTATCTTCACAAGTATATCATCTTTGAAAGATGTTTCTATTGTTATTTGAGCACAGTAGTCTAGGTCGGTCATTTCATAATCTGCAAATATTCAAAAAATTTAACGTGATGTTAAAAGTTAAAAACAACAACACAGTGAATAAAAATTTCATAGAAACATACCTTGTGGGAGATAGTCATATGTTTGATCAACTTTGTATTGTTCATGTTGATCTTGATGCTTCTCGTCATCTAATAGAATTCTTCCATCATTATCTGATTCAAAGTCAATCCATTCAGAACATGCCACTTTCTCGGCAACAATTGAATCAATAGTGTAAGAAtctttttcctgaaaaaaaacCTAAAATTGTCAAATCATTAACCAATCCACTAAATTAAATGAACAGCAAAAACACTAACCAGAGATGATGATGCCAGGGTGGTTGGTGATGGAGGTGATAGTGATATGTCAAGATCATTCATCTGTTCAgatttttcttccttcaagGGCTGAGCATCTAAATCATAAACATTGCTTGATTCAATGTTATCACATGATGATGCCAGGGAGGTTGATGATGGAGGCGATGGTGATAAATCGCAATCATTCAACTGTTCACATTTTGCTTTCTTTAAGGGTCGAGTATCAAAACCATTAGCATTGCTTGATTCAATGTTATGAGAATCCATTTTCTGCAAAAGCAGCAAAATTGAAATTTCTCTATCAGTAATAGTATGGGATGTTCCTTTTATGACTAACCACAAACTGAAGAAACGCAATATGTTAAAATAGAGATGCAAGTAGCTGAATAACATAATTCTATTGAAAACTACAGCATCCAGCCCAGCAGAAAATTCAGAGAGGGCAAATAGCTTGACAGAATTTAGAGGCCAAATACCTTCGTATTAAGTAAATGCTTACGTACCTTTTGTGGAAGTAGAGTAAGAAGCCGAACACACTAGGGCACACGAGCTGTTGGCGTCGATGGAGGTGATCTATGAGCGTGTTGCAGAGCAGTTtctcgacggcgaggaggacctGGGCTCCTGGCAGTCTGCCACAAACACGTCGAAGATGCCCAACCACGCAGCTATGTATATACAGGCAAGAACGCAACCTCGATTCCGATCCAAGTCGGCCTCGATTCCGATCCGGTTTGGCAGCGAACTCTCCTGGCAGCGATTCCGATCCAAGTCAGCCTCGATTCCGATCCGGTTCGGCAGCGAACTCTCCTAGCAGTCTGGCCCCGACTCAGCCTCGATTCCGATCCGAATCGGAAGCGAGCTCTCGTGGCAGTCTAGCCTCCACTCCAATCGCTACCCACTTCGCTGCCACCTCGAGGATGCGCTGGCCATTACCGGGTCCACACGGTCGGCGTCGCGCGGGTCCctgaagatgatgatggcgTCGATGTCGGAGGACGACGGAAGGTCATCGGTGGACATGGGTTGGAGGGCGAAGGTGGGAAACGGCCGCAGGCCCCGAATCTGGACGGAACGGCGGCGGGATGTCGACGAAGGATGATGGCGTCGATGTCGGAGGACAGGGGAGGTCGTCGATGGACATGGGGAGGAGGGCGAAGGTGGGAACCGACCGCAGGCCCCGGAtccggacggagcggcggcgggaagtCGACGAAGGATGATGACGTCGATGTCGGAGGATGGCGGGAGGTCGTCGGTGGACATGGGGTGGAGGTCccgacggagcggcggcggctagatccccagagggagggcggcggaggaaggggaggggaacgAGGGAGCTGGGTGGAGGGGCGGACGGAGCAACGGATGAGGGAGCTACGTGGAGggccggacggagcggcggcgtctACATCCCCCGAGGGACGGGACCGGAGCCGGACGGAGTGCGGCGGATCTCGATCCcccgagggaggggaggggaacgaTGGAGCGGAACTCTTTTCGCTTTAATCCCTcgttttcctattttttccacTCGAGCCCCCCTATACTCAGAAGAATTGGACTGCGGTTTGATTTCACGAAATGTTAGGgggttttttgcaaaatgaccacgacgtacgaaaaaTCCAGGTAGaaacgttacttgctttaataataggtaaagatttGATTCCCAATCCCATATGCGGGTGTTAGCTTGCGGTCGAGTACAGGCAGCGGGGAGCGTGGGGATGGGGACGTTCGCGGGCAGCCACGGCAGGGGCAGGGGCTGCGGGTCGTCCTCCTCACAGCGGCGGCATGTGGCTTCGTCAACGCCAGCATCGCCCTTGCCCTTGAGCCCTACAGCGGGACGGCACGCAGCGGtaggacgggcggcggcgcagcacaCGGACGGCGCGGGGTCGGACGAGTGTAAAACGAGATGGACAGGAGGAGCTCACCGGTATAGATGGCCAGATGGGCTAGGCCCGCTGGGCGGCCTGAGGCCAGGCCCTAACACGGCCCATCACGAGGGCAGTGGTGCCCAGGCTGACCCGGCCCTATGGTCGGGCCAGTGCCTGGGACGCAACCTCGACACGTCGGACCAGCCCGAGCACGGCACAGTTTTGGGGCTGGTATGGGCCGTCACAACGTCGGCTCGACAACCTACTAGCAGCCCCTGGCCCATACATATATATCAAGAAAAAATCCTAATATTATCCTTTCATTCCTCCACTTCCCCATAATCCACCTCCACCAGTCGCCCCTCCAACCCCTGCTcacgcctccaccgccgcccccctTCCCTGCAGCGAGCCGCACCAGCGGCCGGTCGCAGCTGGCAAGGGGCGCGGCTAGGAGCTGCCGCTGGGGCCACCGCTACCGGCACGCCGCATCGGGGGACGCCGCTGGGAGCCACCACTACCGGCACGGGGGCGCAGCCGAGACCTGTCGCGCGGGGCCGCTGCTACCAGCGTGGGGGTGCGGCTTGGATCTGCCTCTAGGAGGCCAGCGGGAGGCGGTCGGGACTCGCAACGAGGACCGCTGCTGCCATGGGGGGCTCGGCCGAGGCTCACGCTGGGGGCTGCCACGGCCAGGACTCACGCCGGGGGGTCACCGCCACGAGCCGCGCCTGCCGTCGGAGATTCACTTCCGATGAATTTTTTCATGATTGATTTGATTTGTGTGTATATTAATGTGATGAATTCATGGATTTTGGTGATTCCTGTGATGAATTTCTTGATTTTTGCATCTTGATTCGATTTCTTCCTATTTGTTTGTAGTGCCTTGCCCGACACTAACACGATAGTGCTATCCGTGCCATCGGGCCAACCCAACATGATAAAAAGGCCgtagtgccgggcctgggctGACAGTTCAACACGCAGTGCCGGCCCAGCCTGACACGAAAATACCTTCGGGCCTGATAGTGCTGCGCCTAGTCAGCCTGTGTTGTGCTAGGCTAGGGCCGGGCAGCCCATATGGCCATCTATGCTCACCAGAGAAGGAGAAGatagggagagagaagagatgaGATAGCCATCTCGGTCATCAAAATCACAGTCCACGTGACAAAACCACTTTGAATTGAATGCTAAAGATGAAAAATGAGCCGGTTTTAGAAACCCAGGAGAGTAAGAAATCGCACTGTGCGTTCCTTTTATTACTTCTTTCCTTTTATTACTTACAAAAGGGGAAGTTGATACCACTGAGTTGTTCCATGCCACCCAAGTAGTCGGTAATAATCTATGAAGGTTCACTGATGAACCAaaacaaaataatttattttagtATAATCCCTCGCTGATCTGATAAAATTATATTAATGGCAACGGGGCAGGAGCGATGGGAGAACGAGAGGGAAGATGCTTGCATGCTCTATAAATCCATATttttggatgattttttttatgcacAATTAGAGGTATATCAGGTGATGGTAGCAGCCTAAGCTGCAGTATAAATCCATGTTTCCGCCAGACGGGTATCCATTTCTTGCATAAACCTCGCATAAGCTCACAAAACTATTCTTCTCATTCGGCTAACTTCATAGTATTGCTACAATGCCTCTTCTAAATTTCTTGCAAAACTTTTGCATAAGCTCACAAAACTATTCTTCTCATTCAATTAACTTCATAGTAGTACTACTACAATGCCTCTTGTTTTGCATAACAAGTACCGTGTTTCAGAAGATGGAAAGCTTTATAATGCAACAGATTATACAAATCAAAGGCACGAACTATGCACCGGTTATCTTGTCAACAAAAACCACAAGCATGGCACAAGATGACCTGGTATAATGAATCTTTTGTAGcttgctttctttcttctgATGATCTTTGGGATTTCAGGAATGACTTCATCAGGAAATGTGCCACAGATCGACCATCACCTGTTACAGTCATTTAAAAATCCGTAAATAGGTATATCAACTTAATTTCACATGTTAATCTAAATCAGTCCAAGGTGATTTCAACGTTTCACCAAGCTAAAGTTTGTGCTCTATAGATATCCCAAAACTTATAGTAGAATAAAAAAATCTAAATCCACATCAATCTGGACACAAGATGACAACATAACCATCAGATATCTATTCAGTTCACATGATTCAAAATGAGAATCGAAATGATGACTTACATTAGCCGTATGGATGACGGTCCTGTGACAGCAGCAACTTTCTGAGCCTTCTGTGTTTCCGATTTATACAAGCCTTTGAGCTCCTTCTTTGCGATCCGtgcttctctcttctcttctttcACTGCTGCCTAAAGGTAGAGTAGGCCAGAAGCCAAGAATGTAAGGACTAtggaaaaaatatatttcagCAGCTTTTTTCTTAGAAAAAGATATAATTGATCTATACTGTCATGTAGATTTTACAGATCACTTGACAAAGGGAAGCATTGCATGATGACTAAATCAACTAGGCCACATTGTAGATAAAATGCAGTACAAATAACCTAACTGTCATTTTGGTACACATGCAGTTTAATTTTTTAAACACCATCGATACTTCAAGACTACTGATATATTAGACATTTTCTCCTTACCAATGGCATTGATAACTGATATGCAATTATGCAATTGTTTTACCACAGTTGACATTACTATAACCTATTAATCACAAGTCAATGCATATCTGTGAAGCGACTACAAAATAAAACTAGTTCACAGGCACAACATGGCATATGATTGGACAGCTAAAGCCTGGTGAAGAAGAAAGTGAAACAATATTAACATGCTTATCTTTACTTTTCATTTTCCATTAGCTAATCAAACATAATATATAGTCATAACTCCATCAAAAACCTAAAACCAAAGTAGTCCTTTATAcctttcttgctttcttttcCTCCTTCGTTTCCTTCTCGGATCCTTTTTTAAATTTATCAGCAACTGAGACTTCTGCAGGCTTtactttcttctccttttcgcCGCCTCTTTTCCTTTGTGGTAGATATTCTACTGGCAGTTTCTCTTTCCCATGAAGCTTGATGATATCATTTGTTGTAGCAGTTTCTCCAGGGAAAACTCTAGGGAGCCGCCTTTTAGGGATTCCTGGAGTTTTAATTTTTCCAGGATGGTTATCAAGGTTAGAGAATGTGGAAACAATGGTCTCACAGTCCCAAAGTTCAGATTCATCACTGCTTTCTGAAACAAGTACAACCTCCTCTTCTTCTGCGGTTTCATTTAAATACTTTTCAGCATACTCGGCACATTTTTTTATCACATGAGCAGATTCATCCACCTCATCTGCTGTGCTCGAGTCCAGTTTTCTACGAACGAAATCTGCTGGTGTTCTGTATTCTTCATCAACACATACGTTCTGGCTGTGGAACAATTTGAGTTCATCTATAACCTCACTTGGCAGTTCATACTCCCCATCTTTAACATCtttgtcatcatcatcactgtcTCCATATTCTTCCAAAGCAAGCTGAAAATTCATTACGAGAAGTAGAAGTTATAGCATAGCATTTGTAACAAAAGTTAAAAAAGCTTTGCACAGTGGATTATACTATAAATGTCATAAACAGCAGTAGTTGATGAGGCATCATGTATGTTAACTTAGATTAGTATCATTTCATGTTTCACTTGCAGCAGCCATGTTCTCCTTCTAGTGTGGACAATATCTATGAAATGCTCAAATAAACTGAACAAAGATGTAAGTAACAAGTTACACAGGTTCTGCAGGTATCTTCTAGCACAATACAAAGGGTAAATAGTTTAGTTATATCTTATTAACAATTAGGCATGGTATTGCATAACAAAACAACACTGATTCTTCCATAAAAGCAGGGGTGcaattgcaacaacaaaaaatgcTTCGCATTAACATAATAAAGCTGTGTGGTGTGTGAAATTTCATTTTGTTCTGTGTAATAAAGGTAGGAATTGGATAACTTAATTATTATGTGCATATTCTCTCCCACAGCCTCCCGAATACTTTTTTTTCCAATGTTAACAGAACGAATGTAAAACTTTATCAAGTCAAGTAAGCTCACCAGATCAAATTGTTCATCCAGCAATCGTCTCACTCTTGGCTTTGGATCATCCTCTTCAAAATCGAACTCCTCGTCCACATCACTGAACACACCATTCTCATATTCCacctcttcatcttcttcttcctcctccaactcctctCCCTCAGCACGGTTAGCCACGATGACAAAATCCTCCTCCAGCCCCTCATCCTCCGACCCAGCATGCGACATATCGCTCTCATCAAGCAACCTCGCAACATCAGGGTCGACGGCCTTCTCGATCCGCCTCACCGGCGCCGTCTTAGCTGCCACCTTGCACATCGTCCTCCCCTCGTCCAATTCACCTTCACTGGGACCAACCCGTACCCTGCTTGCATCATACGCCTGCACACAGAGACAAACATTAGGCACTCCAATAGCAGAAAGCGCGGGCCAGGCTTTAGAGGGAAGAAAGCGACCTTGACATCGAGCGGGAGGGGCTCGGGGCGGGCGGTGGAGCTGGGTACGAAGgacgaagcggcggcggcggaggggcggagctCGCGGAGGTGGGAGAGGTAGTTGTAGCCGTCGTCGGGGAGGCCGAGCTCGAGGATCTCCCGGCGGACGTGCTCCGGGAGGGGCCCGGAGGCGGAGGAGTGGAGGTggccggcgtcggcggtgggGTCGGACAGGGAGGGGTCGAAGGGGTCCTCGTCGGCGAAGCCGGGGACGGTGTAGTCGTTGTTGTCGACGCGGACGAAGACGCGGTCGTTggggtcggcggcgccggcgcgcgggaAGAGGCGGAACGTCGCGAAGTTGCGGGGCTtgcgcccgcctcctcctcctcttccacccATGGCGtctgcggcggtggtggcggcggcggcggcggagggggatgggctagggttttgggatTTGGAGAGCGGCGTGGACTGTGGACGAGAGGGGAA encodes the following:
- the LOC101767208 gene encoding uncharacterized protein LOC101767208, with amino-acid sequence MSTDDLPSSSDIDAIIIFRDPRDADRVDPFVKMDSHNIESSNANGFDTRPLKKAKCEQLNDCDLSPSPPSSTSLASSCDNIESSNVYDLDAQPLKEEKSEQMNDLDISLSPPSPTTLASSSLEKDSYTIDSIVAEKVACSEWIDFESDNDGRILLDDEKHQDQHEQYKVDQTYDYLPQDYEMTDLDYCAQITIETSFKDDILVKIDDIFVRQAQLSCLLDSEKFLNDDVISAYICCIKDQAHLESRNDVKFYFENPFISILLKRDGKLGVGEDGNHITKIVRNYLKHEMILIPINIKEKHWYLAIINTQKCEIQVLDSLCWDFNRGDLADTLQGLQYHLNIIGRQQNLISHNWKDLQVISWIITEQLQEPMQKDGSCCGLFMLKFMEYWIGDSLSHPITQEDINHFRFKLAGILLCWKTNTAQTTPQNISLLGSSDGQKEPKASDSLSKETKYQSLMSVLSKISVHELVGGLCDYIKSINCPETLEKVWVRNSKPYSISLTLRKLQEILKEDLPMDRDCFNLVIRKFMFDDIQMMNKTKGTISKHYLDTRFWIITDFGRHPNFRKKIDVEQLAETVSSWPGVNYSVLRCKLRTIRLSCFSLHVHMER
- the LOC101782012 gene encoding protein LTV1 homolog isoform X1 — translated: MGGRGGGGGRKPRNFATFRLFPRAGAADPNDRVFVRVDNNDYTVPGFADEDPFDPSLSDPTADAGHLHSSASGPLPEHVRREILELGLPDDGYNYLSHLRELRPSAAAASSFVPSSTARPEPLPLDVKAYDASRVRVGPSEGELDEGRTMCKVAAKTAPVRRIEKAVDPDVARLLDESDMSHAGSEDEGLEEDFVIVANRAEGEELEEEEEDEEVEYENGVFSDVDEEFDFEEDDPKPRVRRLLDEQFDLLALEEYGDSDDDDKDVKDGEYELPSEVIDELKLFHSQNVCVDEEYRTPADFVRRKLDSSTADEVDESAHVIKKCAEYAEKYLNETAEEEEVVLVSESSDESELWDCETIVSTFSNLDNHPGKIKTPGIPKRRLPRVFPGETATTNDIIKLHGKEKLPVEYLPQRKRGGEKEKKVKPAEVSVADKFKKGSEKETKEEKKARKAAVKEEKREARIAKKELKGLYKSETQKAQKVAAVTGPSSIRLM
- the LOC101782012 gene encoding protein LTV1 homolog isoform X2 translates to MGGRGGGGGRKPRNFATFRLFPRAGAADPNDRVFVRVDNNDYTVPGFADEDPFDPSLSDPTADAGHLHSSASGPLPEHVRREILELGLPDDGYNYLSHLRELRPSAAAASSFVPSSTARPEPLPLDVKAYDASRVRVGPSEGELDEGRTMCKVAAKTAPVRRIEKAVDPDVARLLDESDMSHAGSEDEGLEEDFVIVANRAEGEELEEEEEDEEVEYENGVFSDVDEEFDFEEDDPKPRVRRLLDEQFDLLALEEYGDSDDDDKDVKDGEYELPSEVIDELKLFHSQNVCVDEEYRTPADFVRRKLDSSTADEVDESAHVIKKCAEYAEKYLNETAEEEEVVLVSESSDESELWDCETIVSTFSNLDNHPGKIKTPGIPKRRLPRVFPGETATTNDIIKLHGKEKLPVEYLPQRKRGGEKEKKVKPAEVSVADKFKKGSEKETKEEKKARKAAVKEEKREARIAKKELKGLYKSETQKAQKVAAVTGPSSIRLM